Proteins from a genomic interval of Synechococcus sp. A15-28:
- a CDS encoding ribbon-helix-helix protein, CopG family yields MARIGNKKAFTIHLSDEMAAMIDLKRKEWGLKSRGEVIERLLGWMIEPTDSDG; encoded by the coding sequence ATGGCACGAATCGGCAACAAAAAAGCGTTCACCATCCATCTGAGCGATGAGATGGCGGCAATGATTGACCTCAAGCGCAAGGAGTGGGGCCTCAAAAGTCGAGGTGAAGTGATAGAGCGGCTTCTCGGTTGGATGATTGAGCCCACCGATTCCGATGGGTAG
- a CDS encoding TM0106 family RecB-like putative nuclease: MNNRQITPSQLSLFSISPVIGAWWEELQAQKLFEGSKPAVSELDQQLFADGLRHEQVLLTKLEKEGRGIARLPGKQTEADYAATRQAMTEGVEFIHQASLCNEEMRGSADLLRRIDRPSLLGEWSYIPIECKLASKPKTTFLVQASAYCEMLTPLLGHRPDQFELYLGGGKFQPFGTDQFWAWYQLLRQRYRQFRESFDPAVIPEDAPGDHGGWSTFIDQRLEEARDLMLVAGMRQSQRQKLRAAGITSIEELAAVPGGTAITGLNGEALHELRQQAELQLQPVDADGRPAYRLRPIETGKGLAALPAPDAGDIWFDMEGVHDPVSGSKLEYLFGACYRNTPEGKPLFKAFWAHSEAEEKRAFEGWVDWVEERRRQCPGLRIYHYAAYEKTAMRRLAQQHATREAEIDSWLRNELLVDLLPIVTSSIVLGEPSYSIKKVEHLYMGARHAGVTNAGDSVVAYLHWQLSGEPEMPGEAPDASPKLQAIEDYNQEDCKSTVFLHDWLLKLRREQGLPDQPLQLPLDEAAQEPREPQPLELLSQQLLEEIPDHLADKRALGPRGMSWRAHRLLAQLLPFHHREAKVGWWAYFDRRSKAELSPSELIDDGEAIADAQWVGMDERPSARTGADIHHFRFDPSQPLKLHAGDGDGRLTVELPATSLKLDVDALDAERGTLSLKLPWSKRDQRLANGEGEGIPKDATSVIKVPADISKSLRERLEEQAMAWVHEHQPIPPAILQLLERQPLPALQELNAAIAGDPNAIADALAGFLQEHSGISLALQGPPGTGKTTVTGQVIAQLVASGQRVAISSNGHAAINNLLKKAKSTCSAAGVAGEVVKCNNSKEEALSAAGISVVKPGQLTEAMAVVGGTTWMFCKEELADQFDWLVVDEAGQMSLANLLVMARCARSILLVGDQQQLAQPSQADHPGDSGQSCLEYWMEGASVVPDDRGVFLSTSWRMEPSLTAMVSALFYEGRLQASSANCRNRITWATPCQGSDGQLYPNQGLEFDPVAHSGNSVCSEEEINRIETLVDALLGGRYQHAKAGGIAAGTLTPDQILVTAPYNVQVNRLQQRLNGKARVGTVDKFQGQEAPVAIHSLTASSGDEAPRGLSFLLEPNRLNVAISRAQCLSIVVGSPSLASGIANTVAEAEQINRLCEVMG, from the coding sequence TTGAACAACCGTCAGATCACCCCAAGCCAGCTGTCGCTGTTCAGCATCAGCCCAGTGATCGGAGCCTGGTGGGAGGAGCTGCAGGCGCAGAAGCTGTTTGAAGGCAGCAAGCCAGCGGTGAGTGAGCTGGATCAGCAGCTGTTTGCTGATGGCCTGCGCCACGAACAGGTACTGCTCACCAAGCTGGAAAAAGAAGGCCGCGGCATTGCCCGGCTGCCCGGCAAACAAACCGAAGCCGATTACGCCGCCACCCGCCAGGCGATGACAGAGGGGGTGGAGTTCATCCACCAGGCCTCGCTATGTAATGAGGAGATGCGCGGCAGTGCCGACCTGCTCAGGCGCATTGATCGCCCCTCATTACTGGGGGAGTGGAGCTACATCCCTATCGAGTGCAAGCTCGCCAGCAAACCGAAAACTACCTTCCTGGTGCAGGCTTCGGCCTACTGCGAAATGCTCACTCCATTGCTGGGGCATCGGCCCGATCAGTTCGAGCTCTATCTCGGCGGCGGCAAATTCCAGCCCTTTGGCACCGATCAGTTCTGGGCTTGGTACCAACTGCTGAGGCAGCGCTACCGCCAGTTCCGTGAGAGCTTCGATCCAGCGGTGATTCCCGAGGATGCACCGGGGGATCACGGCGGCTGGTCGACGTTCATCGATCAACGGCTCGAAGAAGCGCGCGATCTGATGCTGGTGGCGGGCATGCGCCAGAGCCAGCGCCAGAAGCTGCGCGCTGCTGGCATCACCTCAATTGAGGAACTCGCAGCTGTTCCTGGTGGCACCGCTATCACCGGCCTGAATGGAGAGGCCCTACATGAGCTGCGCCAACAGGCCGAACTACAACTGCAGCCTGTGGATGCTGATGGCCGTCCGGCCTATCGCCTCAGGCCTATTGAAACCGGCAAAGGCCTTGCAGCTCTGCCGGCGCCTGATGCCGGCGACATCTGGTTCGACATGGAAGGGGTTCATGACCCGGTGAGCGGCAGCAAGCTCGAATACCTGTTTGGCGCCTGCTACCGGAATACCCCAGAGGGAAAGCCGTTGTTCAAGGCGTTCTGGGCCCATAGCGAAGCAGAGGAAAAACGCGCCTTCGAGGGGTGGGTGGATTGGGTGGAAGAACGACGCCGCCAGTGCCCGGGCCTGCGGATCTATCACTACGCCGCCTACGAGAAAACAGCGATGCGGCGCTTGGCGCAACAGCACGCCACCCGAGAAGCCGAGATCGATTCCTGGCTGCGCAACGAACTGCTTGTGGACCTGCTGCCAATCGTGACCAGCTCGATCGTTCTGGGCGAACCCAGCTACTCGATCAAGAAGGTGGAGCACCTTTATATGGGTGCCCGCCATGCGGGGGTGACAAACGCCGGCGATTCAGTAGTGGCCTACCTGCACTGGCAGCTCTCCGGTGAGCCGGAGATGCCCGGAGAAGCGCCGGACGCCAGCCCGAAGCTGCAGGCGATTGAGGACTACAACCAAGAAGACTGCAAAAGCACGGTGTTCCTGCACGACTGGCTGCTGAAGCTCAGGCGTGAGCAAGGCCTGCCGGATCAGCCCCTGCAGCTACCTCTGGATGAGGCTGCTCAGGAGCCACGGGAACCACAACCCCTCGAGCTGCTCAGCCAACAGCTACTCGAAGAAATCCCTGATCACCTGGCGGATAAACGTGCACTGGGTCCGCGCGGGATGAGCTGGCGGGCCCACAGGCTGCTGGCTCAGCTGCTGCCCTTCCATCACCGTGAAGCGAAGGTGGGCTGGTGGGCCTATTTCGATCGCCGCTCCAAGGCTGAACTCAGCCCATCGGAGCTGATCGACGACGGCGAAGCGATTGCCGACGCCCAATGGGTGGGGATGGACGAACGCCCCAGTGCTCGCACCGGCGCCGACATTCACCACTTCCGCTTTGACCCCAGCCAACCGCTGAAATTGCATGCCGGCGATGGCGACGGCCGGCTCACCGTTGAACTGCCCGCCACCAGCCTGAAGCTGGATGTGGATGCGCTCGATGCCGAACGGGGAACGCTGAGCTTGAAGCTGCCCTGGAGCAAGCGCGATCAACGCCTCGCCAACGGCGAGGGCGAGGGCATCCCCAAAGACGCCACCTCGGTGATCAAGGTGCCGGCCGACATCAGCAAGAGCCTGCGCGAACGGCTGGAGGAGCAGGCCATGGCGTGGGTGCACGAGCACCAGCCGATCCCCCCAGCGATCCTGCAACTGCTGGAACGGCAACCCCTGCCGGCACTGCAAGAGCTCAATGCAGCCATTGCCGGGGATCCCAACGCCATTGCGGATGCCCTGGCGGGGTTTCTGCAGGAGCACTCCGGCATCAGCCTGGCGCTGCAGGGGCCACCGGGCACGGGTAAAACCACCGTCACCGGCCAGGTGATCGCCCAACTGGTGGCATCAGGCCAACGGGTGGCAATCAGCTCCAACGGCCACGCCGCCATCAACAACCTGCTCAAGAAAGCCAAGAGCACCTGCAGCGCTGCAGGGGTGGCCGGCGAAGTGGTGAAGTGCAACAACAGCAAAGAAGAGGCGCTGAGCGCCGCAGGCATCAGCGTGGTGAAGCCCGGCCAACTCACGGAGGCCATGGCGGTGGTGGGTGGCACCACCTGGATGTTCTGCAAAGAGGAGCTGGCGGATCAGTTCGATTGGCTGGTGGTGGATGAGGCGGGGCAGATGTCGCTCGCCAATCTGCTGGTGATGGCGCGTTGTGCCCGCTCGATCCTGCTGGTGGGCGATCAGCAGCAACTGGCCCAGCCCTCCCAGGCCGATCACCCCGGCGATTCAGGCCAAAGCTGCTTGGAGTACTGGATGGAAGGCGCCTCGGTGGTGCCAGACGATCGCGGCGTGTTTCTCTCCACCAGCTGGCGGATGGAACCAAGCCTCACCGCAATGGTGAGTGCGCTGTTTTATGAGGGCCGGCTGCAGGCCAGCTCCGCCAATTGCAGAAATCGCATCACATGGGCCACACCCTGCCAAGGCAGTGACGGACAGCTATACCCAAATCAAGGCCTGGAGTTTGATCCGGTGGCGCACAGCGGCAACAGCGTCTGCAGCGAAGAAGAAATCAACCGCATCGAAACGTTGGTGGATGCGCTGCTGGGGGGCCGCTACCAACACGCCAAAGCCGGGGGCATCGCAGCAGGCACGCTGACGCCAGACCAGATACTGGTGACGGCGCCCTACAACGTGCAGGTGAACCGGCTGCAGCAACGGCTGAATGGCAAAGCCCGGGTGGGCACGGTGGACAAGTTCCAAGGCCAGGAGGCACCCGTTGCCATTCACTCCTTAACGGCGAGCAGCGGCGATGAAGCACCGAGGGGGCTGAGCTTTCTGCTGGAGCCGAACCGCTTGAACGTGGCGATCAGCCGCGCCCAATGCCTTTCGATCGTTGTGGGCTCACCCAGCCTGGCCAGCGGCATCGCCAACACGGTGGCGGAGGCCGAGCAGATCAATCGGTTGTGTGAGGTGATGGGCTGA
- a CDS encoding GIY-YIG nuclease family protein has product MNEGIVYVLTNPAMPKLVKIGKTGRGVETRLNDLYTTGVPLPFECAYAARVEDMDKVEKAFHNAFGPYRVNPRREFFEIEPEQAIGLLDLMKLEDMTPAMQAEAEQVDVQAKASAEKLKRSRRPNLNYIEMGIPIGSTLLYQGDGETTCTVADGRNVSFEGRTLSLTKLTKELRQQPDRPIRGPAHWSYNGRLLGEMYEETYGED; this is encoded by the coding sequence ATGAACGAGGGCATCGTCTACGTCCTGACCAATCCCGCCATGCCGAAGCTGGTGAAGATCGGAAAGACAGGTCGTGGTGTCGAGACGCGTCTGAACGACCTCTACACAACTGGCGTACCCCTGCCGTTTGAGTGCGCCTATGCCGCAAGGGTGGAGGACATGGACAAGGTGGAGAAAGCCTTCCACAACGCCTTTGGGCCATACAGGGTCAACCCAAGAAGGGAGTTCTTTGAGATTGAGCCCGAGCAGGCGATTGGGCTGCTGGATCTGATGAAGTTGGAGGACATGACTCCGGCAATGCAGGCTGAAGCCGAACAGGTGGACGTTCAGGCGAAAGCCTCAGCAGAGAAGCTCAAGCGTTCTCGTCGCCCCAACCTCAATTACATAGAGATGGGCATCCCTATTGGAAGCACCCTTCTGTATCAAGGGGATGGAGAGACCACTTGCACAGTTGCCGATGGCCGCAACGTCAGCTTTGAAGGGAGGACCCTCTCACTGACCAAGCTGACCAAAGAGCTACGACAGCAGCCAGATCGACCAATTCGCGGCCCTGCTCATTGGTCTTACAACGGACGACTTTTGGGGGAAATGTACGAAGAGACTTACGGAGAAGACTGA
- a CDS encoding DEAD/DEAH box helicase: protein MDVFSFRDRVIEDYGQFSRSFTQIKSPDLQSFVDGTYGKGEYWPSPLIQLNPSFVSGGAISKLVDTGLLHPECSRIFRWGKDNGTGQELQLHRHQRDAIEIASRGGSFVVTSGTGSGKSLGYIIPIVNRVLEARARGDQQKRIRAIVIYPMNALCNSQQEELQKYLGLGYPEGPKVTFARYTGQESDEEREKIKNDPPDILLTNYVMLEYILTRQDPLDQKVIGDAKGLEFLVLDELHTYRGRQGADVALLVRRVRQRLNANLLCIGTSATMASEGTAKERNATVAHVASKLFGTEIPSEHIVTETLQRCTEGDLPNQEELTQALRVDYSTQVTETWTAEDLRQHPLARWVELKLGLEKEDGLPDGKWVRCKPHTLQQATSTLAEQTGLNEEQILATLRDFLLAAYQVEVGPNRRFFAFRLHQFVSAGGEVQASLQAPQKRYLTLKAQKYQPNAGRQALLYPVVFCRNCGQDFHPVWAHLNNKIPVNIDPRDFKDESSLRERDVVNGYFMPDANGEYTIDDLEKANFPDGWLEPDKNDELVLKRTYREFAPVPCRFRSDGGASSDGLSGWFLKGSFRFCPSCGVEHGVRSSEFRKLCGLNSEGRSSATTTLSLAVLRQLLAFPAKEIPDQARKLLAFSDNRQDASLQAGHFNDFVRVLQLRAGLIAALSAQSEKELSLETLAQAVEKALRLDAEDFIAIPNVKPNIEQSNRRALRGVLEYRLMVDLRKGWRLTNPNLEQLRLLEVDYAELVNCAEDQEDWGQRHPLLAQASSEERFLICHRLLEELRERLAIDCDALIQEEFERRKKSATDLEEVWSIGREEKPELARSVVTSPVPQELRNRGVEGLSLRGEFGRWLKARERWLSAEDLYRTLKWKDDLYQEVMGHILEMLSAWGLVKTVDVRLGRKAREVMQGWRLNSTALRWTLVDPESPPQDRYAACLEQVRQNSGRRGPVNPYFRSLYADLAHLIATEGRPFLQTLSAREHTAQVDASERERREDDFRSAALRLMYCSPTMELGVDISSLNTVYMRNVPPTPANYAQRSGRAGRSGQPALVLSYCGATSPHDQYFFADPVRMVAGAVSAPTLELANEELLKAHFRALWLAATRQRLPGKVKELVNISAPGRPVQAELMEALSRDEAYRSAQADCQAIVDDLIEKQCLGSTPPPWLTGSWLEAITHGAALDFEAALSRWRELLEAVDGQINQALKDLGNHAISERERLAADTRLKAARMQQQLLLADKPGSGNSNNDFSTYRYLASQGFMPGYNFPRLPLMAYIPGTREQVGGGTYITRPRFVGISEFGPHSLIYHEGNTYKVKGALLGLQDNAAAAGSATLATQDALVCGACGHAHLGNAAESELCCHCGTPLKLHPEGKAVRIPKLYQIEQVTTRRADRITSDDEERQRLGYELITTYEFPKDNGVVKVAKAQVSCEGQPLLELSYAPATQISRVNLGWRRRENKNDMGFPIHPINGQWGGEKDMRGDAADDDGPEVGFVKITPYVQDRKNALLVRFLGEWEPQQLVSVKSAIKRGIEVAFQLDGSEVAAELMPNEESATALLLYESAEGGAGVLSRLVESASALQAVAKTALEICHWSWDGKVPALESQLINSDPDCEAGCYRCLLGYHNQRDHDLIDRQLTELKQVLLDLARCELVGQGGVDSRSALLERLKGLAGSGLERLWLDTLYRHGHTLPDNAQQEVPGHYVTPDFTYKEACVVVFIDGPHHEKPLQQRLDQQKRQGLIDAGISVVVFTQDTTSWPEVLSEYSWLFGEGKG from the coding sequence ATGGATGTCTTTTCCTTCCGAGACCGGGTTATTGAGGACTACGGCCAGTTCTCGCGCAGCTTCACCCAGATCAAATCGCCCGATCTCCAGTCGTTTGTGGACGGGACCTATGGCAAGGGCGAGTACTGGCCGTCACCACTCATCCAGCTGAATCCAAGCTTTGTGAGCGGCGGCGCCATCAGCAAGCTGGTGGACACAGGGCTCCTTCATCCGGAATGCAGCCGGATCTTCCGCTGGGGTAAGGACAACGGCACTGGTCAGGAACTCCAGTTACACCGCCACCAGCGCGATGCCATTGAAATTGCCAGCCGTGGCGGCAGCTTTGTCGTGACGTCGGGCACGGGCTCCGGTAAGTCGCTGGGTTACATCATTCCGATCGTGAATCGGGTTCTGGAAGCGCGCGCGCGAGGGGATCAGCAGAAACGCATTCGGGCGATTGTGATTTATCCGATGAATGCACTGTGCAATAGCCAGCAAGAGGAATTACAGAAATATCTCGGCCTTGGCTATCCGGAAGGACCGAAAGTCACTTTTGCGCGATATACAGGTCAGGAAAGCGATGAAGAGCGGGAGAAGATCAAGAATGATCCCCCCGACATCCTGCTCACCAACTATGTGATGCTCGAGTACATCCTGACCCGGCAGGATCCACTCGATCAGAAAGTCATCGGCGACGCCAAGGGACTGGAGTTCCTGGTGCTTGACGAGTTGCATACCTATCGAGGGAGGCAGGGTGCGGACGTCGCACTCTTGGTACGCCGAGTCAGACAACGACTGAATGCCAATCTGCTCTGCATTGGCACCTCGGCCACCATGGCCTCAGAAGGCACGGCCAAGGAACGCAATGCCACCGTGGCGCATGTTGCAAGCAAGCTTTTTGGCACCGAAATCCCCAGCGAACACATCGTCACGGAGACGCTGCAGCGCTGCACTGAAGGTGATCTTCCCAACCAGGAAGAGTTAACCCAGGCCCTAAGAGTTGATTATTCGACTCAAGTAACCGAAACCTGGACAGCTGAAGATTTACGCCAGCACCCTCTCGCCCGCTGGGTTGAGTTGAAGCTCGGCCTCGAGAAAGAAGACGGGTTGCCTGATGGCAAATGGGTGCGCTGTAAGCCGCACACCCTTCAGCAGGCCACCAGCACATTGGCCGAGCAAACAGGGCTAAATGAGGAACAGATCCTGGCAACGTTGAGGGATTTCCTTCTGGCTGCCTATCAGGTGGAAGTTGGACCGAATCGGCGCTTTTTTGCCTTTCGCCTGCATCAATTTGTCTCCGCAGGCGGCGAAGTGCAAGCATCTCTCCAAGCCCCTCAGAAACGCTATCTCACGCTGAAGGCGCAGAAGTACCAACCCAATGCCGGGCGCCAGGCACTGCTCTACCCGGTTGTGTTCTGCCGGAACTGCGGGCAAGATTTTCACCCGGTGTGGGCCCATCTCAATAACAAGATTCCAGTCAATATCGATCCACGCGATTTCAAAGACGAATCAAGTCTTCGCGAACGGGATGTGGTGAATGGCTACTTCATGCCCGATGCCAACGGTGAATACACCATCGATGACTTGGAGAAAGCCAACTTTCCCGATGGTTGGCTTGAGCCTGACAAGAATGACGAGCTTGTCCTGAAGCGCACGTATCGGGAGTTTGCCCCGGTGCCTTGTCGTTTTCGCTCCGATGGAGGTGCGAGCAGTGATGGGCTTTCCGGCTGGTTTCTGAAAGGGAGTTTCCGCTTCTGCCCAAGCTGTGGTGTGGAGCACGGGGTGCGCAGCAGCGAATTTCGCAAGCTTTGTGGGCTCAACTCAGAAGGCCGCAGCTCCGCCACGACCACCTTGAGCCTGGCGGTGCTGAGGCAACTGCTGGCGTTCCCAGCGAAGGAGATCCCTGATCAGGCCCGCAAACTGCTGGCCTTCAGTGACAACCGGCAGGACGCATCACTGCAGGCCGGCCACTTCAACGATTTTGTGCGGGTTCTGCAGCTACGGGCAGGCCTCATTGCCGCATTGAGCGCGCAATCCGAGAAGGAACTGAGCCTTGAAACCCTGGCGCAGGCCGTGGAAAAAGCCCTACGGCTCGATGCGGAAGACTTCATCGCCATTCCCAACGTCAAACCCAACATCGAGCAAAGCAATCGCCGTGCTCTGCGGGGAGTGTTGGAGTACCGGCTGATGGTGGACCTGCGCAAAGGCTGGCGGCTCACCAATCCCAACCTCGAGCAACTGCGGTTGCTTGAAGTGGATTATGCGGAGCTAGTGAATTGTGCAGAAGACCAGGAGGACTGGGGGCAGCGCCATCCTTTGCTGGCTCAAGCGAGCAGTGAAGAACGGTTCCTGATCTGCCATCGCCTCCTGGAAGAGCTCAGGGAACGACTTGCGATCGACTGTGATGCACTGATTCAAGAGGAATTCGAACGGCGCAAGAAGTCAGCAACCGATCTTGAGGAGGTCTGGAGCATCGGCCGCGAGGAGAAGCCAGAGCTGGCCCGCAGTGTGGTGACAAGCCCAGTCCCCCAGGAGCTCAGAAACCGTGGTGTTGAAGGCTTATCGCTCCGTGGTGAATTCGGTCGCTGGCTGAAGGCACGCGAACGCTGGCTCTCGGCAGAAGACCTCTACCGAACCCTGAAATGGAAGGACGACCTCTACCAAGAGGTGATGGGTCACATCCTCGAGATGCTGTCGGCATGGGGCCTTGTGAAGACCGTGGACGTGCGGCTTGGCCGCAAGGCTCGTGAGGTGATGCAAGGTTGGCGCCTCAACAGCACTGCTCTGCGTTGGACTCTGGTGGACCCGGAATCACCACCTCAGGACCGCTACGCCGCGTGTTTGGAACAAGTGCGGCAGAACAGTGGGCGACGTGGGCCGGTCAACCCCTACTTCCGAAGTCTCTACGCCGACCTCGCCCATCTGATCGCAACAGAAGGCCGACCATTCCTGCAGACGCTGTCCGCACGGGAGCACACAGCCCAAGTGGATGCGAGTGAGCGCGAACGACGGGAAGATGACTTCCGCAGTGCTGCCCTGCGGCTGATGTACTGCTCACCCACGATGGAATTGGGCGTTGATATTTCATCGCTCAACACTGTTTACATGCGCAATGTGCCGCCCACGCCGGCGAACTATGCGCAGCGCAGCGGACGCGCCGGCCGTAGCGGGCAACCAGCTCTGGTGTTGAGCTATTGCGGTGCCACCTCACCCCACGACCAGTACTTTTTTGCGGATCCAGTGCGGATGGTGGCGGGTGCTGTAAGTGCTCCAACGCTGGAATTGGCCAATGAAGAGTTGCTCAAGGCCCACTTCCGGGCGCTTTGGCTGGCAGCCACTCGGCAGCGCCTGCCCGGGAAGGTGAAGGAGCTGGTGAACATCAGTGCCCCAGGGCGGCCAGTTCAAGCAGAGCTGATGGAGGCCCTCTCCAGGGATGAGGCCTACCGCTCAGCCCAGGCTGATTGCCAGGCCATCGTTGACGACCTGATCGAGAAGCAATGCCTCGGAAGCACGCCACCGCCATGGCTCACAGGCAGCTGGCTAGAAGCGATCACCCATGGCGCCGCGCTGGATTTCGAGGCCGCGCTCAGCCGCTGGCGTGAGCTTCTTGAGGCAGTGGATGGTCAGATCAACCAGGCACTCAAAGATCTGGGGAACCACGCCATCAGCGAGCGGGAGCGTCTGGCCGCCGACACCCGCCTCAAAGCAGCACGAATGCAACAACAGTTGCTGCTGGCGGATAAGCCAGGAAGCGGCAACAGCAACAACGACTTCAGCACCTATCGCTACCTGGCAAGCCAAGGCTTCATGCCGGGGTACAACTTCCCGCGTCTGCCGCTGATGGCGTACATCCCTGGCACACGAGAACAAGTGGGCGGCGGCACTTACATCACTCGCCCGCGGTTTGTCGGCATCAGTGAATTCGGTCCCCACTCACTGATCTATCACGAGGGGAACACCTACAAGGTGAAAGGTGCACTGCTGGGGTTGCAGGACAACGCGGCTGCAGCCGGATCAGCCACCCTCGCCACGCAGGACGCCTTGGTGTGTGGGGCCTGCGGCCATGCCCATCTCGGTAATGCCGCTGAATCAGAACTGTGTTGCCACTGCGGCACACCGCTGAAGCTGCATCCCGAGGGCAAAGCCGTTCGGATCCCAAAGCTGTATCAAATCGAGCAGGTCACCACGAGGAGAGCTGATCGGATCACCTCCGACGACGAAGAACGGCAACGCCTCGGCTATGAGCTGATCACCACCTACGAATTCCCCAAGGACAACGGGGTGGTGAAAGTGGCGAAGGCCCAGGTGAGCTGCGAGGGGCAGCCGTTACTGGAGCTCAGCTACGCACCAGCTACGCAGATCAGCCGGGTGAACCTCGGCTGGCGGCGGCGGGAGAACAAAAACGACATGGGCTTCCCGATCCACCCGATCAACGGACAGTGGGGCGGCGAGAAAGACATGCGTGGCGATGCGGCCGACGACGACGGCCCAGAAGTGGGCTTCGTGAAGATCACGCCCTACGTGCAGGACCGCAAAAACGCATTGTTGGTTCGCTTCCTCGGGGAATGGGAGCCGCAACAGCTGGTGAGCGTGAAGAGCGCGATCAAACGGGGCATCGAAGTGGCATTTCAGCTCGATGGCAGTGAGGTGGCAGCTGAGCTGATGCCCAACGAAGAATCAGCAACGGCGCTGCTGCTCTATGAATCAGCAGAAGGTGGTGCGGGCGTTCTAAGCCGACTGGTGGAAAGCGCCAGCGCTTTGCAAGCCGTGGCCAAAACCGCCCTCGAGATTTGCCACTGGAGTTGGGACGGCAAGGTGCCCGCCCTCGAATCCCAATTGATCAACTCAGATCCCGACTGTGAGGCGGGCTGCTACCGCTGCCTGCTCGGTTATCACAACCAACGCGATCACGACCTGATTGATCGCCAGCTCACCGAGCTCAAACAAGTTCTGCTCGATCTGGCGCGCTGTGAACTGGTGGGCCAGGGCGGAGTGGATAGCCGCAGCGCTTTGCTGGAGCGGCTCAAGGGGCTAGCCGGCAGTGGTCTGGAAAGGCTCTGGCTCGACACCCTTTACCGGCATGGCCACACGCTTCCTGACAACGCTCAACAGGAGGTGCCGGGTCACTACGTCACCCCAGACTTCACCTACAAAGAGGCTTGTGTTGTGGTGTTCATCGATGGACCCCATCACGAGAAACCACTGCAGCAACGGCTGGACCAGCAGAAGCGCCAGGGCCTGATCGATGCAGGGATCTCGGTTGTGGTGTTTACCCAGGACACCACTAGTTGGCCTGAGGTTTTAAGCGAATACAGCTGGTTGTTTGGTGAGGGGAAAGGTTGA